TTTCCGCCTTGTAACACATTAAGTTCTTTGGGGCTTATTCAAaaggcaaatattgggttgcccaaaaagtaattgtggattttttaaaagaaagtaaatgcatttttaacaaaacttagaatgaactttaatcaaatataccttttttacactttttttctaaagcaagctaaaagtaacagctgataactgacagaagaaagaatgcaattacagagtcacaagctgtgaaaaaatttgtcaacgccgactatatgaaaaatccgcaattactttttgggcaacccaatataagtatACTTGACGAAAAGATTCATATAAGTTAAATcgaaagaacggtttatatgggggatatatcaggttgtgaaggGATCCGTCCGTTCTAGCAGTTCACTAGTTAattcgacagatcggtttaaatgtcagctatatcatgttatagactggTTCAGATCAAACTCGCCACAGTGTTGAAAGTGATAATAGAATAttacgaacaaaatttcaatagagcTGAAAAGAGGTGAAAAACTAAGGAGTTCGGGAGGATCACGAACAACTAGCTAAATTCTGCATGGGTCAAATAACGACAGCCATAGTGGTCCACAGAACTGAAGGGATTGCAGAAGATACTTCAATAAGGCGAAACAAACAAGAGCAACACAGCTCTGGTACATCTTGAAATAGTTACCAAGAGAATGTAGTTCTCCAACCCGCCTGGCCCTCATTTTTGTCATGTCTTCTTCTTCATTCTAATGTCTGGCATTATACAGCCGTAAATTTTGTCTGTGTTCTTCAGcgctttttgaatatttttcgggggtgacaaaatgaatttagttCCCTGAGCGAAGCTGATAGCGATTGATGTTGTTGGACGCGTAagtttaagaaccataacatcagcaaacacaaaaataaatttgtaaaatattCATCTTgaagtttatatatttataaggCGAATTCAAATATGAACTGACATATCCAGTTCCATCAGCTGTGCAGATGCgctcaaggcgtatttatcaggtggccgcatcaacccagctgagagaatttgatatgtcaactcatttttgaattcgccgtacaaaaatataaacttcaaaataaatattttaaaaattatgtttgCTGCTGTTGAACTTAGGGTATATAATGGCACGCGTCTAGCAATCTGATTAACTATGAGTTTCATTCAGGGAACTTTGGTCTATTCTGTCGCCCCCCGAAAGATTCAAAAAGCGCAGAAGAACACTGATAAAACTTACGTcagtacaatgccagacattaaaATGAATCCTCGGCGGTCTGGAGAAGCTCCCTCAAATATGCAATTTGAAGCTATAGTAGTCTAAAATGACAAAAGGACTATTGCATGAAGATAATTTAGAcagaaaaatagatttttgtgtAGCCATAGTCCTGCACCTATTCTCACAATTTCAAGGCAGTCCCACAATAGATGCTCAACCGTCTATGGCTCCTCCTTATATCCATAAAATGAAGCTTAAGTCCGTCATGTGACCAGCGCAAGGTCAAAGTCTTGTTATTGTAATGGCTTTTCAGGATTTTTAGTAGGGAGAGCCGCAGCTCCATCAAATCTAGAAGAGAACCCCTGAACATACCAAGTaacatatcgagcatcataggcactcagtattgaagcaaaagccggtgccacccggcctctcactgagactctccactcgataccgctgattgtccgtgactgcaaTTACAgttacttcgtatggagcattccactatacgcaacctgtggacgcgcccggtagctcgctgctaagcttctcgtgacagcaatgaactccACACAGCCTCTGAAACtaattggaattttgaaaaatttttttttgattaataaACTTCTCTCTTCTTActctgattggtcgaagcaaatttgccgaaatttttatatatcagGGGGAATTGATTTTTCTTCGCCCTGTCTACAAATTTTaacatatcaagttcccaaaaaatatgctttgttgtagcaattcgccgatgcgaaTTGTTAAATACGCCTTGACTATGGGTCTACAAGAGACTGTCTAATGAAGAAACATCAGAACGGCTTTTGGATACACTCTGGACAACAGCATGACTATGGCGCAGGAAAGTCCATAGAAACAGCACTTCCACAGAAACAGCACTTCCACATAAACATGACTTCGGCTCCAAAGAAGGTTCTTTCGCTATCAACGAATATACAAAtgcaaagtttgcccatgaacattccactaaggggtaaacttctcactatcaatgagtgcagtccgattcaagtttaagctcaatgataaaggacctcctttttatagccgagtccgaacggcgtgccgcagtgcgacacttcttttgaagagaagtttttacataccatagtacctcacaaatgtcgcctgcattaggaggggaaaaccaccgttgaaaattttttctgaaggtctcgccaggattagaacacaggcgttcagcgcaatatgtggacatgctaacctctgcgctatggtggcctccatcaAGAAGGcagcattttttgacattgagGATTCTTTCAATAAAGTAAAACCGACATTAATCATAAGCTGCTGGAAACATCAATCAAGACGTATTACGGCAGGTTTCGATCTGCCGATCTAGACAGATATGGGTAAACAGAGACTTTAAGAAGATGTATCGTCTccactactttggaatataaatAGCAATGAACAATGTTTCTGGAAGAATGTAGTGTAAATGTAGTGCAACTATCGTAAGatagtttttgggccaaatttaggcatctaaaggctcaagaagtcaaatccgcggatctatttatatggggtttatagaccgttttatagaccgattcggtcaTACTTGGTgtagatgttggaaatcataacacatGTCTTTgttccatatgggggctatatttgtttatggaccgattgggattaTACTTAGCGTGGATGTTGAAAGCGGCAACTCTAGTATTCAttccaaattttagacaaatcggatgaaaatggacGGTTCTAGGGACTCAATGGATACTCCGGCTCCGGTGCCCCATTCAATTTCAACCCATTCGTGTAAACAGAAGGTCCCGGCAAGGGTGGTGTACCTTAGCCCAGAGCTCCCTTTTTTGGAAAACGAAGTCCAACCTGTCAACAAGGAAGGACTCCCTTGGCATATAATCAGTTGCACCGCGAACATCCCCTCGTAGAACAGGTACTAACTCCTTCGGTCTTTGGGCGAACTTCTTTGTCATACACTCAACATTAGGTCGAGAATGTCATTCAGCGCCTCTCCCCTCTCATTTAAAGATCAGAACCGCTTCGGTACCTGTACCTTCTCGATCATCCAGCAGATAGGACAGTTGTCCAATACCCGATGCTATGCCAGACATCCATAGTTAAGGATCGACCGAACGACCATTGTGTACCTTCTCCGGTTTAAGCCCCCTACTCCTTCCTATCGAGTTGCGACAGGAGTAGAGCGTATTCAATCCCCTTTTGATCATTTTCTCTCGACGTTCCTTCTCAAGCTTAATTACTTGTCAAGAATCACGCACAAGTATTTGGTTTGCTCAGAAAGCACCCACCTTTCTTCTTCTGCTAAAAAGTCGCAGTTCAGTCTTTCTGGGATTAGTACCAAACAGGCGGCTCCCTCAACGCCCCCGGAACTAGATCCTTAATAGTAGAAAGGAAAGAAACACCCACTATGATGATGTCGCCATCTGAGTAGGCGACGACTTTCCCCCTCTACCTCTCAAAAGTCCTTAGAATGACATTGAAAAACAGAAGCCAACCACTGTCACATGACCAACCCTTAGTGTGGGCATATATATCAAGCCAAAATCTTTGCAACTGAAGAAATTGTggtatggctaagatataatgtcataacgacgattgacgattggcattaatatcttctcagacagccaggcagccactaCATacctgaattcaaaaaccgcctcctactgtcgcagatctctgacatggctgaatagttcaaaattacttgttctggatgccgggccaggTCCAGGGGAACTGAAATATGTGGGTATGTCTCTGACAACAACAAgactaagtcttcaggatcaggcccgaaggtcaACGAATGACATATGGTCCCAAAGTGAGGGTTTTGAACACTCCAATGTTATGTGGCCctatttagacttgaagaggactACCGATCTGCTGTTGCTGGCTACAACAGACATCTCAGTAATTGTGtcagtcatgacaggtcactgtctgatcagaAAACAAGCTGACAGTCTGAAGGTTGCAAGCAACGACTTTTTCTGAAGCTGTGGGAACGTCGACGAAGTAAAGAttgtagaacatctgctgtacgtgtcccacactggcagtcagaaggagttccactttaggttcccaatttcattgagaacttgtctggtttagcggatgtgagcattcgcaagttgatgggctttttaaagcgaactAGATGGTTCaactcctgttcctgtggtatcacaatgaacgaaaacattaaagtgagtctgatggcaaactgccacttaaaccttagcCCAAACCTAGTCTACGTATGCTGATAGCCGCATACCAGTGAAGGGTCCAGACGGCCCTCATACATGTGTCAATTAGTCTCTACAGGGTCCTCAAAATGATTGATGAGAGACTGCAATTCTTGGGTAGAGCATTGTTTCACTTTCAGGATAAAAACCACCCTACTCTCCGCCACCCAATCGGTACGAAGTCAAGCAAAACGCTCCTGATAAAAATCATCTGAGAGAATAGTATGGTAGACGGCCATGCCCTCTCCAACATAGCCAGCGGTAAACCATCCGGTCACGTTTATTTTGAGAGTTCAAGCGAATTTTACGTTCACACTTCCTTCCCCTACGTGATCATGTCTTAACCAAGGTCATTGACTTATCACTATGCTGTATCAGAGGAACATCGATACAATCTGGGTATATTGACCTGCTGGCTACGTTCGAGGATACAGGGAAAAGCGCTACAGCCAGTAGTTCCAGGTTCCATCACCTCCAAGAATTCAGAGTCGTCCCAAGACTAGGTCTTCTGAGAGCTGCGTCTTCTTAAGGCAGAGTCTTCCTAAGATACAGTATTTTTAAATAGAGTCTTCCTAAGACAGAGTCTTTTCAAGACAGAGTCTTTCCAAGACAGAGGCTTCACAAAACAGAGTTTTCTCTCGGTAAAATCTTCTCAACACAGACTTTTCGGGACAGACTCTTCCCAAGGCATAGTCGTCTCAAGAACGATCTTCTGAGAACTGCGTCTTCTCAAGGCAGAGTCTTATCACTGTTTTGTATCAAAGTAACATCGATACCATTTGGGTACCTCGACCTACTGGCTACGTTCGAGGATACAGGGAAAAGCGCTACAGCTAGTAGTTCCAGGTTCCATCATCTGCAAGAATGGTGCCAAGAGTTACGGATCCTTAGAGGGCTATTTGCGGAATATGAAGAATTCATTTACTGTGGTTCCATTAAAACCTGCAGAGGTCTATTGCATTGCTGTCGTTGGTTAGAACAGAAGCCTCACTCATTGTGTTCATCTGATTGGGATAGACTAAAGTTATGCAAGCAACGGTTTCTCAACCTTCTAAGGACGTCAAAGAAAATCAAAACTATAGAATATCTGTGTATGGGTTCCACTTTAAGGTCTTATTTCTTTGAGGTCTTGTCTAAATTAGCAGATGTGTACATTCGTTTATTATTAGGTTTTATAAAGTGATCTGGCTGGTTAAACGGTAGGAAAAAGgttgaaaattcgattttaataATCAATTTATCTTTTCAGAAAATTCTTCCCCGCCATGGATATACTAAATGCCGATTGTTTACGGGAGATCATTATACACTTGTCGCTTCAGGATCAAATTGCTCTGCTACAAGTTAATAGATATCTCCAACAGATCGTGCAATCATTGTGGATAACCAAATACAAACACAATAGCAtcaattttgtggaaaaatCTCTCAAAGATGAAGATTTGGAACTTTTCTTCAAGACCATAAAAGATTTTGCGGAAAGTTTTGAGCTGCGTTTTTTGGACGAACAAAAATACAAGCTATTGAAGAAGTTCACATATCCCCAAATCAAGACTGTAAGACTCACTATCCACCCATGTTTTATCAGAGATGAGGATATAAAAGACTTCCACCTCATGTTTCCCAATCTAAGGGTATTTAGCCCACACGGCAATTTGACCGGCCGCTATTTGGATTTATGGCCCAATCTCACAGAGTTAAATCTCAGCTATTGTTACAAATTGGAATTGAGTTACTTTCACAGCATAATGCGAAGTTTGCATTTGGAGCATCTTGAACTGAATATGTTTCCCATGAGCAAACAGTGCGAACAATTGGATCTGAAAGAAgccaatttggaaaatttaaaatatttacgcCTCAATACCTATGAGCTATACTATTTTCTAGTCAAACCCATGCCAAAGCTACAGCATTTGTATATCACCAATCAATATAATCCTCGCCAGCTGTTCGATGTCATACTTTCCGTGTGGCGGGCTAGAGATATACGAAAGTTAGAGACCAATGTGAAAAATGTTTTGGCCAATTGCTTGGAGATGCGCATGAACGTTGAAGAACTGTGCATCATCAACGACGACAATGTGTTGCCGCAAAATGTGATTAGATCCTTACATCTCCTAGATGATTTGCGAGTGTTGCGTTTTAAAAGTTGTGATCTAACCACCATCAATATAGCCGAACTGCTGAGAAGTATACCTCAAATTGATGAGATCTCTTTGGAAAGCTGTAGATTACCTGCTCAACTGAAGCTAAATGCTGTGGAGTTGGGTGAAGAAAGGAGTAAACTATTAAGActgaatttttggcaaaatataGGACGAAGACTGAGAAATTCACCCGAAAGGGAGTATAGACAAAATGTGAGTACCACCTATGGAtgtggaaatttttatttaagcaGCTCTGACCCTGCACcaactgtggtgcagggtatcaaAAGATCGGCTTTGCCTGACT
The genomic region above belongs to Stomoxys calcitrans chromosome 5, idStoCalc2.1, whole genome shotgun sequence and contains:
- the LOC106088019 gene encoding uncharacterized protein LOC106088019 isoform X1, producing MTRKFFPAMDILNADCLREIIIHLSLQDQIALLQVNRYLQQIVQSLWITKYKHNSINFVEKSLKDEDLELFFKTIKDFAESFELRFLDEQKYKLLKKFTYPQIKTVRLTIHPCFIRDEDIKDFHLMFPNLRVFSPHGNLTGRYLDLWPNLTELNLSYCYKLELSYFHSIMRSLHLEHLELNMFPMSKQCEQLDLKEANLENLKYLRLNTYELYYFLVKPMPKLQHLYITNQYNPRQLFDVILSVWRARDIRKLETNVKNVLANCLEMRMNVEELCIINDDNVLPQNVIRSLHLLDDLRVLRFKSCDLTTINIAELLRSIPQIDEISLESCRLPAQLKLNAVELGEERSKLLRLNFWQNIGRRLRNSPEREYRQNTPQSVDVIIKGEHSFFEFTEIPGVDLYFEPLYIQFR
- the LOC106088019 gene encoding uncharacterized protein LOC106088019 isoform X2, coding for MDILNADCLREIIIHLSLQDQIALLQVNRYLQQIVQSLWITKYKHNSINFVEKSLKDEDLELFFKTIKDFAESFELRFLDEQKYKLLKKFTYPQIKTVRLTIHPCFIRDEDIKDFHLMFPNLRVFSPHGNLTGRYLDLWPNLTELNLSYCYKLELSYFHSIMRSLHLEHLELNMFPMSKQCEQLDLKEANLENLKYLRLNTYELYYFLVKPMPKLQHLYITNQYNPRQLFDVILSVWRARDIRKLETNVKNVLANCLEMRMNVEELCIINDDNVLPQNVIRSLHLLDDLRVLRFKSCDLTTINIAELLRSIPQIDEISLESCRLPAQLKLNAVELGEERSKLLRLNFWQNIGRRLRNSPEREYRQNTPQSVDVIIKGEHSFFEFTEIPGVDLYFEPLYIQFR